One region of Aurantimonas sp. HBX-1 genomic DNA includes:
- a CDS encoding triphosphoribosyl-dephospho-CoA synthase, which produces MSLGPAAIAAAFLAACRAELDVVKPGNVHRFAPGHGMEAATFEAAAAAAAPFIAERGAGVGARILGATRASWAAVGVNANLGIVLLAAPLAAAAETASGRGTEPLRTALAQALAGLTPTDAEGAYAAIALASPGGLGETAEHDVRQPPSIGLVAAMRLAGDRDLVARQYADGFAEIFDIGLPALAAADAAPATPGLGPALAAYLAFAGRFPDSHVARKFGAARAAALRRRMAEFAADFGQVTEPADALSAALAFDAELKREKLNPGTSADLTVASLFARFLAEA; this is translated from the coding sequence ATGAGCCTCGGGCCGGCGGCCATCGCGGCGGCCTTCCTCGCCGCCTGCCGGGCCGAGCTCGACGTGGTCAAGCCCGGCAACGTGCATCGCTTCGCCCCCGGCCACGGCATGGAGGCGGCGACCTTCGAGGCGGCCGCGGCCGCGGCGGCGCCGTTCATCGCAGAGCGCGGCGCCGGCGTCGGCGCGCGCATCCTCGGCGCCACGCGGGCCAGCTGGGCCGCCGTCGGCGTCAACGCCAATCTCGGCATCGTGCTGCTTGCCGCGCCGCTCGCCGCCGCCGCCGAGACCGCCTCCGGGCGGGGCACGGAACCCTTGCGCACGGCGCTCGCGCAGGCGCTGGCGGGGCTGACACCGACGGACGCCGAGGGCGCCTACGCCGCGATCGCCCTCGCTTCCCCCGGCGGCCTCGGGGAAACCGCCGAGCACGACGTCCGCCAGCCGCCGTCGATCGGCCTCGTCGCTGCGATGCGGCTCGCCGGCGACCGCGATCTCGTCGCCCGCCAGTATGCCGACGGCTTCGCCGAGATCTTCGACATCGGCCTGCCGGCGCTGGCGGCTGCCGACGCGGCGCCCGCCACCCCCGGCCTCGGCCCGGCCCTTGCCGCCTACCTCGCCTTCGCCGGCCGCTTTCCCGACAGCCACGTCGCCCGCAAGTTCGGCGCCGCCCGCGCCGCGGCCCTGCGCCGGCGGATGGCCGAATTCGCCGCGGATTTCGGGCAAGTCACTGAACCCGCTGATGCCCTGTCGGCGGCGCTCGCCTTCGACGCCGAACTCAAGCGCGAAAAGCTCAATCCGGGCACTTCCGCCGACCTGACGGTCGCCAGTCTTTTTGCGAGATTTCTTGCGGAAGCATAG
- a CDS encoding RimK family alpha-L-glutamate ligase yields the protein MQIPAPQPAKSPRILLVTAGIDRHARELIRAFGDRGAEIRVVELAAIGFDTGAPHGVAIPGFAGTLPDAVCLRTMDGGSFEQVTRRLGVLHALSRVGVIVSNDARAVENCVDKSATSFLLARAGIPSPRSYAVETRAEAARLLAHEGRPMVLKPLFGAQGKGLKLIASEADLPAETETAGGVYYLQHFAGVAVGGRFADIRILVSAGRVAAAMRRESSGWITNIKQGAEALPMPPDPELEALAIAATEAVGGDFCGVDLLRDEAGRAQVIEVNSMPAWTGLKRASGRDIAAIRAADLLARIAATSPRAATAGALAAS from the coding sequence ATGCAGATCCCGGCGCCGCAGCCCGCAAAGTCCCCGCGAATCCTTCTCGTCACCGCGGGGATCGACCGGCATGCGCGCGAGTTGATCCGCGCCTTCGGCGATCGCGGCGCCGAGATCCGCGTCGTCGAACTGGCCGCCATCGGCTTCGACACCGGCGCGCCGCACGGCGTCGCCATACCGGGCTTTGCCGGCACCCTGCCGGATGCGGTGTGCCTCAGGACAATGGACGGCGGCAGCTTCGAGCAGGTGACGCGTCGGCTCGGCGTCCTGCACGCGCTGTCGCGGGTCGGCGTCATCGTCTCCAACGATGCCAGGGCCGTCGAGAACTGCGTCGACAAGTCGGCGACCAGTTTCCTGCTCGCCCGGGCCGGCATTCCGAGCCCCCGCAGCTACGCCGTGGAGACACGTGCAGAGGCGGCGCGGCTTCTCGCCCACGAGGGCCGGCCGATGGTGCTGAAGCCGCTGTTCGGGGCGCAGGGCAAGGGGCTGAAGCTGATCGCCTCGGAAGCCGACCTGCCGGCCGAGACCGAGACCGCCGGCGGCGTCTACTATCTGCAGCATTTCGCCGGCGTCGCGGTGGGCGGCCGCTTCGCCGACATCCGCATCCTCGTCTCCGCCGGGCGGGTGGCCGCCGCCATGCGGCGCGAATCTTCCGGCTGGATCACCAACATCAAGCAGGGCGCCGAGGCCCTGCCGATGCCGCCCGACCCGGAACTCGAGGCGCTGGCGATCGCCGCCACCGAGGCCGTCGGCGGCGATTTCTGCGGCGTCGACCTGCTGCGTGACGAAGCCGGGCGCGCGCAGGTGATCGAGGTCAACTCCATGCCGGCCTGGACCGGGCTGAAGCGCGCCAGCGGCCGGGACATCGCCGCGATCCGCGCCGCCGATCTCCTGGCGCGAATCGCCGCCACGAGCCCTAGAGCGGCCACCGCGGGCGCCCTGGCCGCCTCATGA
- the mch gene encoding methenyltetrahydromethanopterin cyclohydrolase — translation MSRTGNLSVNAGALPLIETMRARAAELRVAFSTGAAGETLIDAGASVQGSLEAGRLMTEICLGGLGEVTIGTSPGLSRWPFTLTARTASPVIACLGSQYAGWQLVSEEGEESYFSMGSGPARALAGREALFKDIAYADRSESAVLVLEAAGPPPEPLVRRIAADCDVAPENLTIVFAPTQSLAGSVQIVGRVVEVALHKAHELKFDLTNIVEGMGTAPLPPPHPDFITAMGRTNDAVIYGGRILLHVNGPASEARRLAENLPSSTASDHGTPFAEIFRQYDGDFYKIDPMLFSPAEVAVVALETGETFRGGEIHAALVDASFG, via the coding sequence GCTGATCGAGACGATGCGGGCACGCGCCGCCGAACTGCGCGTCGCGTTCTCGACCGGCGCTGCCGGCGAGACGCTGATAGACGCCGGCGCCAGCGTGCAGGGCAGCCTGGAAGCCGGGCGGCTGATGACCGAGATCTGCCTCGGCGGCCTCGGCGAGGTGACGATCGGCACGTCGCCCGGTCTGTCGCGCTGGCCGTTCACGCTGACGGCGCGCACCGCGAGCCCCGTCATCGCCTGCCTCGGCAGCCAGTATGCCGGCTGGCAGCTCGTCAGCGAGGAGGGCGAGGAGAGCTACTTCTCCATGGGCTCGGGCCCCGCCCGGGCGCTGGCCGGCCGCGAGGCGCTGTTCAAGGACATCGCCTATGCCGACCGGAGCGAATCCGCCGTGCTGGTGCTGGAGGCCGCCGGCCCGCCGCCGGAGCCGCTGGTCCGCCGCATCGCCGCCGACTGCGACGTCGCGCCGGAAAACCTCACCATCGTCTTCGCCCCGACCCAGAGTCTCGCCGGCTCTGTGCAGATCGTCGGGCGCGTGGTCGAGGTGGCGCTGCACAAGGCGCACGAGCTGAAATTCGATCTGACGAACATCGTCGAGGGCATGGGCACGGCGCCGCTGCCGCCGCCGCATCCGGACTTCATCACCGCCATGGGCCGCACCAACGACGCCGTCATCTATGGCGGGCGGATCCTCCTGCACGTCAATGGCCCGGCGTCCGAGGCCCGGCGGCTCGCCGAGAACCTGCCGAGTTCCACCGCCAGCGACCACGGCACGCCCTTCGCCGAGATCTTCCGCCAGTACGACGGCGATTTCTACAAGATCGACCCGATGCTCTTCTCCCCGGCGGAGGTCGCCGTGGTGGCGCTCGAGACCGGCGAGACGTTCAGGGGCGGGGAAATCCACGCCGCCCTCGTCGACGCCTCGTTCGGCTGA